AATACTTCTGATCACGGTGGCTCTCGGCATGCTTTTCCCGAAGAACAACGAGTTCAAGGATAAAGACATGGAGAATATCTCGATAGTCCCGCTGGCATTCCCGATGACGTGCGGCCCGGGGACGATCACTACGGTCATACTGCTTGCCGCAGAGGCCACTAACGTATTTCAGACTTTAATAGTGTTCATAGCGATATTCATCGGAGTCTTCCTATCATATGTGGGGATGAAATATTCGCCGCAGATATTTAATGTCATAGGAGAGGAGGGGTTCAAGGTGATACCAAAGCTCATGGCCATCATAGTCCTTGCCATAGCCGTACAGTTCATTATCAACGGTATCATCGAAGTGATGCCTCAGATCCTGCATATACCGGGCTAGGGCAATTGCCCTCCCGCACTATTTTTCTGTCTTATCCTCATCGTGTTCGTGCTTATGATAGATATCGCCCGGCAAATGACAGTGGTCGTGTATGATATCAGCATGCGCATGCGTATGCCTGTGCTCTTCTCCGAACAGTAGCATCGCTCCGATGATCATTACCGGCAGGGCGACCAGGAACTGTATGTTAATAGACTCTTTGAATATCAGGAAAGATAATACGACCCCTGCAAACGGAGCTATGGCGAACCATGCGCTTGTTCTTGATGCCCCGAGCCCCCTCATGGCTGTCAGGAACAGGGCTATGCTCAGGCCATAGCTGATGCTCCCTATAAACAGCGCACCCAGAAGTATGGGCAGCGAAGGGAACGGATTATTAAGGGATATCGCGAGTATCAGAGAGAACGTGCCGGCACAAAGTCCTTTGATCATGCCCAGGTCCGCGGCGTCTTTATTGCATATGTTCCTCATCAGGTTATTGTCGATACCCCAGAAGATACAGGCTAATAGGACTCCGGCCGCCCCTATGGAGATACCATACTGGCTGCCAGGATCCGCAGACAGCACTATGCCGGCCGTAGTGATCAATAATATTGCTCCCAG
The DNA window shown above is from Methanooceanicella nereidis and carries:
- a CDS encoding MarC family protein, with product MRGWTGLDPTGNILEFFLVAMASIIAIMNPASTAAVYAVLTNGMTEKEKAKVAHQSMKIGALVLLFFAITGQLVFAIFGFDIPAFRIAGGILLITVALGMLFPKNNEFKDKDMENISIVPLAFPMTCGPGTITTVILLAAEATNVFQTLIVFIAIFIGVFLSYVGMKYSPQIFNVIGEEGFKVIPKLMAIIVLAIAVQFIINGIIEVMPQILHIPG
- a CDS encoding DMT family transporter; the encoded protein is MDKDVVYSTLLAIAGAALFGASPPLSKLLLGEIEPVLLASFLYLGSGIGLFLYKMLKSLVFNDVIKEQIISRGDIPWLAGAILAGGIAAPIILMFSLRITPASTASLLLNFECVATTTIAMIAFGEILERRILGAILLITTAGIVLSADPGSQYGISIGAAGVLLACIFWGIDNNLMRNICNKDAADLGMIKGLCAGTFSLILAISLNNPFPSLPILLGALFIGSISYGLSIALFLTAMRGLGASRTSAWFAIAPFAGVVLSFLIFKESINIQFLVALPVMIIGAMLLFGEEHRHTHAHADIIHDHCHLPGDIYHKHEHDEDKTEK